A window of the Janthinobacterium agaricidamnosum NBRC 102515 = DSM 9628 genome harbors these coding sequences:
- a CDS encoding NuoB/complex I 20 kDa subunit family protein produces the protein MAIEGVLSEGFITTSADKLINWARTGSMFPMTFGLACCAVEMMHAGAARYDLDRFGVVFRPSPRQSDVMIVAGTLCNKMAPALRKVYDQMAEPRWVISMGSCANGGGYYHYSYSVVRGCDRIVPVDVYVPGCPPTAEALLYGILQLQNKIKRTSTIAR, from the coding sequence ATGGCTATTGAAGGCGTATTAAGCGAAGGTTTCATCACCACCTCGGCCGACAAGCTGATCAACTGGGCGCGTACCGGGTCGATGTTCCCGATGACGTTCGGTTTGGCATGCTGTGCGGTAGAAATGATGCACGCGGGCGCAGCCCGTTACGATCTGGACCGTTTTGGCGTCGTGTTCCGTCCGTCGCCGCGTCAGTCCGACGTGATGATCGTGGCAGGCACGCTGTGCAACAAAATGGCGCCTGCCTTGCGCAAGGTTTACGATCAGATGGCCGAGCCGCGCTGGGTCATCTCGATGGGTTCCTGCGCCAACGGCGGCGGCTATTATCACTACTCCTATTCCGTGGTGCGCGGCTGCGACCGCATCGTCCCGGTCGACGTGTACGTGCCAGGCTGCCCGCCGACGGCGGAAGCGTTGCTGTACGGTATTTTGCAGTTGCAAAACAAGATCAAGCGTACCAGCACGATCGCACGCTAA
- a CDS encoding NADH-quinone oxidoreductase subunit A: MNLENYFPVLLFILVGIGVGIVPQVLGRLLGPNKPDAAKLSPYECGFEAFEDARMKFDVRYYLVAILFILFDLETAFFFPWGVSMRDLGWSGFVTMMVFIAEFVVGFWYIWKKGALDWE, translated from the coding sequence GTGAACCTCGAAAATTACTTCCCCGTCCTGTTGTTCATCCTCGTCGGCATCGGCGTAGGTATCGTGCCCCAAGTCCTGGGGCGTCTGTTAGGCCCCAACAAGCCTGACGCCGCAAAACTCTCCCCTTACGAATGTGGCTTTGAGGCATTCGAAGACGCACGCATGAAATTTGACGTGCGTTACTATCTGGTCGCTATCCTTTTTATTTTGTTCGATCTGGAAACGGCATTCTTTTTCCCATGGGGCGTGTCGATGCGTGACCTGGGCTGGTCCGGTTTCGTGACGATGATGGTGTTCATCGCGGAATTCGTGGTCGGATTTTGGTACATTTGGAAGAAAGGTGCCCTTGATTGGGAATAA
- the secG gene encoding preprotein translocase subunit SecG translates to MSMLFNLIVVVQVVSALSIIALVLLQHGKGADMGAAFGSGASGSLFGATGSSNFMSKSTGVAAAIFFAATLGLSLLANQHSSNVNAGVMDKVVAPAPVSGAGAIPTATPAAPAAPAAATPAASVAPAASAPAGQIPK, encoded by the coding sequence ATAAGCATGTTGTTTAATCTGATTGTGGTTGTGCAGGTTGTGTCGGCTTTGAGTATCATTGCGCTGGTTTTGCTGCAACACGGCAAAGGCGCTGATATGGGTGCGGCATTTGGTTCGGGCGCGTCGGGCAGTTTATTCGGCGCCACCGGTTCATCCAACTTCATGTCGAAGTCGACCGGCGTGGCGGCGGCGATTTTCTTTGCCGCGACCCTCGGCCTGTCGCTGCTGGCCAATCAGCACTCCAGCAACGTCAATGCCGGCGTGATGGACAAGGTAGTTGCCCCAGCGCCAGTGAGCGGCGCCGGCGCGATCCCGACCGCCACGCCAGCGGCTCCTGCCGCGCCGGCGGCGGCAACTCCGGCGGCTTCGGTTGCGCCGGCGGCCAGTGCGCCAGCGGGTCAGATTCCGAAGTAA
- the tpiA gene encoding triose-phosphate isomerase: MRRKLVVGNWKMNGSRAMNSVLLPAIVAGLKTTGAAAAVCVPAPYLAQCQAELTGSPVAWGGQDLSLHAGGAYTGEVAGGMLRDFGSRYVIVGHSERRAYHAESDELVAQKAVVALAAGLTPIVCFGETLAQREAGQTGAVVQAQVGALLAAIEVSDVAKIVLAYEPVWAIGTGQTATPDMAQEVHAMVRALVVQKNAVAAVGVQILYGGSMKPDNAKELMAMPDIDGGLIGGAALKAAEFLAIVHAAD; the protein is encoded by the coding sequence ATGCGTCGAAAACTCGTTGTTGGAAACTGGAAGATGAACGGGAGCCGCGCCATGAATTCGGTGCTGCTGCCGGCGATAGTGGCTGGCTTGAAGACAACGGGCGCGGCAGCGGCGGTGTGCGTGCCTGCGCCGTACCTGGCGCAGTGTCAGGCCGAATTGACGGGCTCGCCGGTGGCGTGGGGCGGACAGGATCTGTCGCTGCATGCCGGCGGCGCCTACACCGGCGAAGTGGCGGGCGGCATGTTGCGCGATTTTGGCAGCCGCTACGTGATCGTCGGGCATTCGGAGCGCCGCGCGTATCATGCGGAAAGCGACGAACTGGTGGCGCAAAAAGCCGTGGTGGCGCTGGCGGCGGGATTGACGCCCATCGTCTGTTTCGGCGAGACGCTGGCCCAGCGCGAGGCGGGCCAGACCGGGGCGGTAGTGCAAGCCCAGGTCGGCGCGCTGCTGGCGGCGATCGAGGTGTCGGATGTGGCGAAGATCGTGCTGGCTTACGAGCCGGTATGGGCCATCGGCACCGGCCAGACCGCGACGCCGGACATGGCGCAGGAAGTGCACGCCATGGTGCGCGCACTGGTGGTCCAAAAGAATGCGGTAGCGGCGGTTGGCGTACAGATTTTGTACGGCGGCAGCATGAAGCCGGACAACGCGAAAGAATTGATGGCGATGCCGGATATCGATGGCGGTTTGATCGGCGGGGCGGCATTGAAGGCGGCGGAATTTCTGGCGATAGTACACGCCGCCGATTGA
- a CDS encoding NAD(P)H-quinone oxidoreductase: MRVIEISRPGASDVLKLAERAMPVWQPGEVLIKVHAAGINRPDVFQRLGQYAPPPGASDIPGLEVAGEIVGGDLSGTSFKQGELVCALVQGGGYAEYCAAPAGQCLPLPAGWSALEAASLPENLFTVWSNVFDRCRLAAGETLLVQGGTSGIGVTAIQLAAALGHRVFATAGSDTKARACEALGAERGINYRDQDFTAVVQQLTDGRGVDVILDMVGGDYVSREINCLADDGRIGLIALLGGAKAQLELGQILRRRLSISGSTLRPRPVAFKAAIAAQLKAVVWPLLEARKIKPVIYQTFPLEQAAEAHALMESSAHTGKIMLQVC, translated from the coding sequence ATGCGCGTTATTGAAATCAGCCGGCCCGGAGCGTCCGATGTCTTGAAACTTGCCGAGCGTGCCATGCCGGTATGGCAGCCGGGCGAAGTGCTGATCAAGGTGCATGCGGCGGGCATCAACCGGCCCGACGTATTCCAGCGGCTGGGGCAATACGCGCCGCCGCCGGGCGCTTCCGACATTCCGGGCCTGGAAGTGGCGGGCGAAATCGTCGGCGGCGACCTGTCCGGCACGTCATTCAAACAAGGCGAGCTGGTCTGCGCGCTGGTGCAGGGCGGCGGCTACGCCGAATATTGCGCCGCGCCGGCCGGCCAGTGCCTGCCGCTGCCGGCCGGCTGGTCGGCGCTGGAGGCGGCCTCGCTGCCTGAAAATTTGTTTACCGTGTGGAGCAATGTATTCGACCGTTGCCGCCTGGCCGCCGGCGAAACCTTGCTGGTGCAGGGCGGCACGTCGGGTATCGGCGTGACCGCGATCCAGCTGGCCGCGGCGCTGGGACATCGGGTATTCGCCACCGCCGGCAGCGACACCAAGGCGCGTGCCTGCGAAGCATTGGGCGCCGAGCGCGGCATCAATTACCGCGACCAGGATTTTACGGCCGTGGTCCAGCAATTGACCGATGGCCGTGGGGTCGACGTGATCCTGGATATGGTGGGCGGCGATTATGTATCGCGCGAAATCAATTGCCTGGCCGACGATGGCCGCATCGGCTTGATCGCCTTGCTGGGCGGCGCCAAGGCGCAGCTTGAACTGGGCCAGATCCTGCGCCGCCGCCTGAGCATCAGCGGGTCCACGCTGCGGCCCCGTCCGGTGGCCTTCAAGGCCGCCATCGCCGCGCAATTAAAAGCCGTGGTCTGGCCGTTGCTGGAGGCGCGCAAGATCAAGCCGGTGATTTATCAAACTTTCCCATTGGAGCAAGCTGCCGAGGCGCATGCGCTGATGGAAAGCAGCGCGCATACCGGCAAAATCATGCTGCAGGTGTGTTGA
- a CDS encoding tetratricopeptide repeat protein, whose amino-acid sequence MKKIILAIIFACGLQQAAQAGFAEGATAYNNKNYAVAYREILPLAKAGNADAEHLMGLMYYMGRGVPQDYKQAMNWHRKAAVQGKADAQYVVGAMYYTGNAVIQDHKQAVVWFRKAAEQGHAEAQQVLGLMYRYHIGGMPQDVVIAYMLWNLAAANGSANAVEQRAVVVRKMTQEQIEEGQALSAGWKPGTPLPARSKTGGG is encoded by the coding sequence ATGAAAAAAATAATTCTAGCGATCATATTCGCATGCGGCCTGCAACAGGCCGCGCAGGCAGGTTTCGCCGAAGGGGCAACCGCCTACAATAATAAAAACTACGCCGTGGCTTACCGCGAAATCTTGCCATTGGCCAAGGCCGGCAATGCCGACGCCGAACATTTGATGGGCTTGATGTATTACATGGGCCGTGGCGTGCCGCAAGATTACAAACAGGCCATGAACTGGCACCGCAAGGCCGCCGTGCAAGGCAAGGCCGATGCGCAATATGTGGTCGGCGCCATGTATTACACCGGCAATGCGGTGATCCAGGATCACAAGCAGGCGGTGGTCTGGTTCCGCAAGGCGGCCGAGCAAGGCCATGCCGAAGCGCAGCAAGTGCTGGGCCTGATGTACCGCTACCATATCGGCGGCATGCCGCAGGATGTGGTGATCGCCTATATGCTGTGGAACCTGGCGGCGGCCAACGGCTCGGCCAATGCGGTCGAGCAGCGCGCGGTGGTGGTGCGCAAGATGACCCAGGAACAGATCGAGGAAGGGCAGGCGCTGTCGGCCGGGTGGAAGCCTGGCACGCCGTTGCCCGCCAGGTCGAAAACCGGCGGCGGCTGA
- a CDS encoding GIN domain-containing protein: protein MKKTLQLALMFATAFVVARTACAEEVSGDTRTIDARVVRVKLDGMIDLRLRQGSTPSLVIVIDKRYTGKVTSAQSGDTLHIDTESGSGKVARSSVRAELVLPALREVTSDGVGSTDISGFTGDDLTLSLEGAGSMKIVADYKKVKASLGGVGSMNIWVSENNNVDLDLQGAGYVTLGGRGKKLSATLGGLGGLNAQQFQADAVDLELSGLGNATVTARTNARLNLSGLGSVTVYGKPANRDVSVDGLGKVSWK from the coding sequence ATGAAAAAGACACTCCAGCTTGCCTTGATGTTTGCGACCGCCTTTGTTGTGGCGCGTACCGCATGCGCCGAGGAAGTCTCGGGCGATACGCGCACCATCGATGCGCGGGTGGTGCGCGTCAAGCTCGACGGCATGATCGACCTGCGCCTGCGCCAGGGCAGCACGCCATCGCTGGTCATCGTCATCGACAAGCGCTACACCGGCAAAGTGACCAGCGCCCAAAGCGGCGATACCTTGCATATCGATACCGAGAGCGGTTCCGGTAAAGTCGCTCGTTCCTCGGTGCGCGCCGAGCTGGTCTTGCCGGCCTTGCGCGAAGTGACGTCGGATGGCGTCGGCAGCACCGATATCAGCGGCTTCACCGGCGACGACCTGACCTTGTCGCTGGAGGGTGCCGGTTCGATGAAGATCGTGGCCGACTACAAAAAGGTCAAGGCCAGTCTCGGCGGCGTCGGCAGCATGAATATCTGGGTCAGCGAAAACAATAATGTGGACCTCGATTTGCAGGGCGCCGGCTATGTTACGCTGGGCGGGCGCGGCAAGAAACTGAGCGCGACGCTGGGCGGGCTGGGCGGCTTGAATGCGCAGCAATTCCAGGCCGATGCGGTGGATCTCGAATTGAGCGGCCTGGGCAACGCGACCGTCACTGCGCGCACGAACGCCAGGCTGAACCTGAGCGGCCTTGGCTCGGTCACGGTCTATGGCAAGCCGGCCAACCGCGACGTCAGTGTCGATGGCCTGGGTAAAGTGAGCTGGAAGTAA
- the pnp gene encoding polyribonucleotide nucleotidyltransferase, producing MFNKVTKTFQYGQHQVTLETGEIARQASGAVLVSIEDTVILATVVARKDAKPGQDFFPLTVDYVEKTYAAGKIPGGFFKREGRPSEKETLTSRLIDRPIRPLFPEGYLNEVQVIIHVLSVNPEIDPDIAAMIGASAALCVSGVPFNGPIGAARVGYANGQYILNPTVQQLKTSQMDLVVAGTETAVLMVESEAQQLSEEIMLGAVVFGHDQMKVVIDAIHDLVRDGGKPEVEWAPAPKNEALIARVAHFADVKIRDAYQTKDKQERTAKLKTATAEVLADLSAEAATAGAAAIDAAEVNNILFDIEAKIVRSQILDGEPRIDGRDTRTVRPIAIRTSVLPRTHGSALFTRGETQALVVATLGTARDSQKIDALMGEFTDSFMLHYNMPPFATGETGRVGTPKRREIGHGRLAKRALLAALPAPEDFSYSVRLVSEITESNGSSSMASVCGGCLALMDAGVPMKSHVAGIAMGLIKEGGKFAVLSDILGDEDHLGDMDFKVAGTSTGITALQMDIKIMGITKEIMQVALAQAKEGREHILGEMQKAMPHVKTELSDFAPRLITIKINPEKIRDVIGKGGAVIRALTEETGTQIDISDEGVVTIASVDAAAGQEAKRRIEELTASVEVGKTYEGTVLKLLDFGAIVQVMPGKDGLLHISQIANERVNAVADYLKEGQLVRVKVLETDDRGRLKLSMKAAEGNEAPAAQ from the coding sequence ATGTTTAATAAAGTTACGAAAACCTTCCAATACGGCCAACATCAAGTGACCCTGGAAACCGGCGAAATCGCTCGCCAGGCATCCGGCGCAGTGCTGGTATCGATCGAAGATACCGTCATCCTGGCAACGGTCGTGGCGCGCAAAGACGCCAAGCCTGGCCAGGACTTCTTCCCGTTGACCGTTGATTACGTTGAAAAAACCTATGCTGCCGGTAAAATCCCGGGCGGTTTTTTCAAACGCGAAGGCCGTCCTTCGGAAAAAGAAACACTGACATCCCGCCTGATCGACCGTCCTATCCGTCCTCTGTTCCCAGAGGGCTACCTGAATGAAGTGCAAGTCATCATACACGTGTTGTCGGTCAACCCTGAAATCGATCCGGATATCGCCGCCATGATCGGCGCTTCGGCCGCGTTGTGCGTTTCCGGCGTGCCATTCAATGGCCCGATCGGCGCCGCCCGCGTCGGTTACGCCAATGGCCAGTACATCTTGAACCCGACGGTTCAGCAACTGAAGACGTCGCAAATGGACCTGGTGGTCGCCGGTACCGAAACCGCCGTGCTGATGGTGGAATCGGAAGCCCAGCAATTGTCGGAAGAAATCATGCTGGGCGCGGTGGTATTCGGCCACGACCAGATGAAGGTTGTCATCGACGCCATCCACGACCTGGTGCGCGACGGCGGCAAGCCTGAAGTCGAATGGGCGCCTGCGCCGAAGAATGAAGCGCTGATCGCGCGCGTGGCGCATTTCGCCGACGTCAAAATCCGCGACGCTTATCAAACCAAGGATAAGCAAGAGCGTACCGCAAAGCTGAAAACCGCGACCGCCGAGGTGCTGGCCGATTTGTCGGCTGAAGCCGCGACCGCCGGCGCCGCCGCGATCGACGCCGCCGAAGTGAACAACATCCTGTTCGATATCGAAGCGAAGATCGTCCGTTCGCAAATCCTCGACGGCGAACCGCGCATCGACGGCCGCGACACCCGCACCGTGCGTCCGATCGCGATCCGCACCAGCGTCTTGCCGCGTACTCACGGTTCGGCCTTGTTCACCCGTGGCGAAACCCAGGCGTTGGTGGTGGCCACGCTGGGCACCGCGCGCGACAGCCAGAAGATCGATGCGCTGATGGGCGAGTTCACCGACAGCTTCATGCTGCATTACAACATGCCTCCGTTCGCCACCGGCGAAACCGGCCGCGTCGGTACCCCGAAACGCCGCGAAATCGGTCACGGCCGCCTGGCCAAGCGCGCCTTGCTGGCCGCCTTGCCGGCGCCGGAAGATTTCAGCTACTCGGTACGCCTGGTATCGGAAATCACCGAATCGAACGGTTCTTCGTCGATGGCGTCGGTCTGCGGCGGCTGTCTGGCGCTGATGGATGCCGGCGTGCCGATGAAATCGCACGTTGCCGGTATCGCGATGGGCTTGATCAAGGAAGGCGGCAAGTTCGCCGTGTTGTCCGACATCCTGGGCGATGAAGATCACCTGGGCGACATGGACTTCAAGGTTGCCGGCACGTCGACGGGTATCACTGCATTGCAGATGGATATCAAGATCATGGGCATCACCAAGGAAATCATGCAAGTGGCGCTGGCGCAAGCCAAGGAAGGCCGCGAGCACATCCTGGGCGAAATGCAAAAAGCCATGCCGCATGTTAAAACCGAACTGTCCGATTTCGCGCCGCGCCTGATCACCATCAAGATCAATCCGGAAAAAATCCGTGACGTGATCGGCAAGGGCGGCGCCGTGATTCGCGCGCTGACCGAAGAAACCGGCACCCAGATCGACATCAGCGACGAAGGCGTGGTCACCATCGCGTCGGTCGACGCCGCCGCCGGCCAGGAAGCCAAGCGCCGCATCGAAGAATTGACCGCCTCGGTCGAAGTGGGCAAGACCTACGAAGGCACCGTGCTGAAATTGCTGGACTTCGGCGCCATCGTGCAAGTCATGCCAGGCAAGGACGGCTTGCTGCACATCAGCCAAATCGCCAACGAGCGCGTCAACGCGGTCGCCGATTACCTGAAAGAGGGCCAGCTGGTGCGCGTCAAAGTACTGGAAACAGACGACCGCGGCCGTTTGAAACTGTCGATGAAGGCAGCTGAAGGCAACGAAGCGCCGGCAGCCCAGTAA
- the rpsO gene encoding 30S ribosomal protein S15, with protein MTVENINKAAIIADNARGQNDTGSPEVQVALLTARINELNGHFKAHSKDHHSRRGLIMMVNRRKSLLSYLKAKDATRYRDLIAKLGLRK; from the coding sequence ATGACAGTAGAAAACATCAACAAAGCCGCTATCATCGCGGACAACGCACGTGGTCAAAACGACACCGGCTCCCCAGAAGTGCAAGTTGCTTTGCTGACAGCTCGTATCAACGAACTGAACGGCCACTTCAAAGCCCACTCGAAAGATCACCACTCCCGCCGCGGCCTGATCATGATGGTCAACCGTCGCAAGAGCCTGTTGTCGTACCTGAAGGCTAAAGACGCTACCCGTTATCGCGACCTGATCGCTAAACTCGGTCTGCGCAAGTAA
- the bamE gene encoding outer membrane protein assembly factor BamE domain-containing protein, giving the protein MKTIQKITTLLLALGLSACASWRTPPPMPGQARAAVEARLGRPTAIYQLASGPELEYATGPYGQFTYMAKFGPDQRLISYEQVLDTPGFAQVKIGISNEQDVLHTLGRPTETSYLPLTRLHVWSYRYKESGAWDSMMHVHFDDAGIVRMMLNGPDPDRDTRDHFR; this is encoded by the coding sequence GTGAAAACCATACAAAAAATAACAACACTTTTACTGGCGCTGGGCTTGAGCGCCTGCGCCAGCTGGCGTACGCCGCCGCCAATGCCGGGCCAAGCGCGCGCCGCCGTCGAAGCCCGGCTGGGGCGGCCAACCGCGATCTACCAGCTGGCCAGCGGACCGGAACTGGAATACGCCACCGGCCCCTACGGCCAATTCACGTATATGGCGAAATTCGGCCCGGACCAGCGCCTGATCTCATACGAGCAAGTACTCGATACCCCCGGCTTTGCTCAAGTCAAGATCGGCATTTCAAACGAGCAAGATGTGCTGCATACCCTGGGCCGGCCGACCGAAACTTCCTACCTGCCGCTGACCAGGCTGCATGTCTGGTCTTACCGCTACAAGGAATCCGGCGCATGGGATTCGATGATGCACGTCCATTTCGACGATGCCGGCATCGTGCGCATGATGCTGAACGGCCCGGATCCGGACCGCGACACGCGCGACCATTTCCGCTAA
- the pssA gene encoding CDP-diacylglycerol--serine O-phosphatidyltransferase, which translates to MANFPRRRAKNGTPSVAKASRFSKFALQPGVDVAGKKTLRRRGIYLLPNAFTTAALFCGFYAIVMAMNQKFEHAAWAIFIAMILDGLDGRIARLTNTQSEFGAQYDSLSDMVSFGAAPALVIYEWSLRGLGKLGWLAAFVYCAGGALRLARFNTNIEVVDKRFFQGLPSPAAAAMVAGFILMMNDLQVSGNQLAWVSWAIALFAGLTMVTNVPFYSFKDVNFRKSVPFIVVFLLALAFALVSIDPPKVLFPIFVVYGLSGYAVYLWRLAKGKPVSIIQTEK; encoded by the coding sequence ATGGCAAACTTTCCCCGCCGTCGGGCCAAGAATGGAACACCATCGGTAGCAAAAGCTTCCCGCTTCAGTAAATTCGCGCTGCAGCCGGGCGTGGATGTGGCTGGCAAGAAAACCTTGCGCCGTCGCGGTATCTATTTGTTGCCCAATGCATTCACGACAGCGGCATTGTTTTGCGGGTTTTACGCCATCGTCATGGCGATGAACCAGAAATTCGAACACGCGGCGTGGGCGATTTTCATCGCCATGATCCTCGACGGCCTGGATGGCCGCATCGCCCGCCTGACCAATACCCAAAGCGAATTCGGCGCCCAGTACGACAGCCTGTCGGACATGGTGTCGTTCGGCGCCGCGCCGGCGCTGGTGATTTACGAATGGTCGTTGCGCGGCCTCGGCAAGCTGGGCTGGCTGGCGGCGTTCGTGTATTGCGCCGGCGGCGCCTTGCGCCTGGCCCGTTTTAATACCAATATCGAAGTGGTCGACAAGCGCTTCTTCCAGGGCTTGCCGAGCCCGGCGGCGGCGGCGATGGTGGCCGGTTTCATCTTGATGATGAACGACCTGCAAGTGTCCGGCAACCAGTTGGCGTGGGTGTCGTGGGCGATCGCGCTGTTCGCCGGCCTGACCATGGTCACCAATGTGCCATTCTACAGCTTCAAGGATGTCAATTTCCGCAAGTCGGTGCCGTTCATCGTGGTGTTCCTGCTGGCATTGGCGTTCGCGCTGGTATCGATCGATCCGCCGAAAGTGCTGTTCCCGATTTTTGTCGTGTATGGCTTGTCCGGTTATGCGGTTTATCTGTGGCGGCTGGCGAAAGGCAAGCCGGTCAGCATCATTCAGACTGAAAAATAA
- a CDS encoding SIMPL domain-containing protein (The SIMPL domain is named for its presence in mouse protein SIMPL (signalling molecule that associates with mouse pelle-like kinase). Bacterial member BP26, from Brucella, was shown to assemble into a channel-like structure, while YggE from E. coli has been associated with resistance to oxidative stress.), which translates to MAVMKTMLVAAAATVALSAQAQAQSLPTSGTLVIVPAFGEVKHVNDQVVATLAIEEQDKDKAAAASRVNQKMNKGIALVKQEDPQASLKTQGYYTYPVYPEDRPLPSGAVAKPRVPTAWRVGQYLEVTTTNLTALPKTVAAAQAVLSLNSLNFGLKPETTRQLDDQRIAATYKNLNQRITSIASAMGRNVSDAVLDTVDFEGSGNYANEGGARPEMMMARSFKAASDSSQVAEPSFEPGETTLQMRLVGKVKFK; encoded by the coding sequence ATGGCCGTTATGAAAACAATGCTTGTCGCCGCAGCCGCTACTGTTGCTTTATCCGCCCAGGCACAAGCCCAATCCTTGCCGACCAGCGGTACCCTGGTGATCGTGCCGGCGTTTGGCGAAGTCAAACACGTCAATGATCAAGTCGTTGCGACCCTGGCGATTGAAGAGCAAGACAAGGACAAGGCCGCCGCCGCGTCGCGCGTCAACCAGAAAATGAATAAAGGCATTGCGCTGGTGAAGCAGGAAGATCCGCAAGCCTCGCTGAAAACCCAGGGTTATTACACCTATCCGGTGTATCCGGAAGACCGTCCCCTGCCGAGCGGCGCCGTGGCCAAGCCGCGGGTGCCGACCGCATGGCGCGTCGGCCAATACCTGGAAGTGACCACCACCAATTTGACGGCCCTGCCGAAAACCGTGGCCGCCGCGCAAGCCGTGCTGTCGCTGAACAGCCTGAATTTCGGCCTGAAGCCGGAAACCACCAGGCAGCTCGACGATCAGCGCATCGCCGCCACCTATAAGAACCTGAACCAGCGCATCACATCGATCGCCAGTGCGATGGGCCGCAATGTTTCCGACGCCGTGCTCGACACCGTCGACTTCGAAGGTTCCGGCAATTACGCCAACGAAGGCGGCGCTCGCCCCGAAATGATGATGGCGCGCAGCTTCAAGGCGGCCAGCGATTCGTCGCAAGTCGCAGAGCCGAGTTTCGAGCCTGGTGAAACCACCTTGCAGATGCGCCTGGTGGGCAAGGTCAAGTTCAAGTAA
- the ilvC gene encoding ketol-acid reductoisomerase has product MKVFYDKDADLSLIKGKNVAIIGYGSQGHAHAQNLNDSGVNVTVGLRKGGASWTKVEKAGLKVAEVNDAVKAADVIMILLPDENIAQVYNENIAPHAKQGAVLAFAHGFNVHYGQVVPRADLDVIMVAPKAPGHTVRGTYTQGGGVPHLIAVYQDKSGIARDIALSYASANGGGRAGIIETNFREETETDLFGEQAVLCGGAVELIKAGFETLTEAGYAPEMAYFECLHELKLIVDLIYEGGIANMNYSISNNAEYGEYVTGPRIVTEDTKNAMRQCLKDIQTGEYAKSFILENKAGAPTLISRRRLTAEHQIEEVGAKLRSMMPWIAKNKLVDQSKN; this is encoded by the coding sequence ATGAAAGTTTTTTACGACAAAGACGCCGACCTCTCCTTGATCAAAGGTAAAAACGTTGCCATCATCGGCTACGGTTCGCAAGGTCATGCCCATGCACAAAACTTGAACGATTCGGGCGTCAACGTCACCGTCGGCCTGCGCAAAGGCGGCGCTTCGTGGACCAAGGTTGAAAAAGCCGGCTTGAAAGTGGCGGAAGTGAACGACGCGGTCAAGGCCGCCGACGTCATCATGATCTTGCTGCCGGATGAAAACATCGCCCAGGTTTACAATGAAAATATCGCGCCGCACGCCAAGCAAGGCGCGGTACTGGCGTTCGCCCACGGTTTCAACGTGCATTACGGCCAGGTCGTGCCGCGCGCCGACCTGGACGTCATCATGGTTGCGCCGAAAGCGCCAGGCCACACCGTGCGCGGCACCTACACCCAGGGTGGCGGCGTGCCGCACCTGATCGCCGTGTACCAGGATAAATCCGGCATCGCCCGCGATATCGCCTTGTCGTACGCTTCGGCCAACGGCGGCGGCCGCGCCGGCATTATCGAAACCAACTTCCGCGAAGAAACCGAAACCGACTTGTTCGGCGAACAGGCCGTGCTGTGCGGCGGCGCCGTCGAACTGATCAAGGCTGGTTTCGAAACCTTGACCGAAGCTGGCTATGCTCCGGAAATGGCATACTTCGAGTGCTTGCACGAATTGAAACTGATCGTCGACCTGATCTATGAAGGCGGTATCGCCAACATGAATTACTCGATCTCGAACAATGCGGAATACGGCGAATACGTCACCGGCCCGCGCATCGTGACCGAAGATACCAAGAACGCGATGCGTCAATGCCTGAAAGATATCCAGACCGGCGAATACGCCAAGAGCTTCATCCTGGAAAACAAGGCCGGCGCACCGACCTTGATTTCGCGCCGCCGCTTGACCGCCGAGCATCAAATCGAAGAAGTTGGCGCCAAGCTGCGTTCGATGATGCCGTGGATCGCCAAAAACAAACTGGTGGATCAATCGAAGAATTAA